One genomic region from Brachionichthys hirsutus isolate HB-005 chromosome 24, CSIRO-AGI_Bhir_v1, whole genome shotgun sequence encodes:
- the LOC137912194 gene encoding xin actin-binding repeat-containing protein 2-like codes for MYQAAVTKKETSGASSAATMDESEACSLPGGFAGVKRQFENQEFTSSASQSGFTQFHVEQSSVQEMSSSSEVTVRSSGRQLVPSAAAAAFHSQPEVIRDERIHPNDVASYEERYDETVTLVGGEDLPKVSTQALKQQYERTIDEAAPVKEIKVDVDFNQFQWVPVSQSSKSSATTIHETSSAFKNTAASSATLLPPSSNQPQEASQNKQAFHKEQYFKHKSTAELKRLYKHIHPEVRRSLQTDFLSQLTEAELKDLEENQEVGDVQQACYMFENDGNSPSVSPDRESLEWDEILKGEVQSVRWLFENKPLDAIKDETPDENELKSIPQQEIIAGKDVRYTAWMFETQPMDALGTEAPDSAGQSQTSADLARGDVRTATWLFETQPLDCLNKIYQEDELEAEAVVSKDIAGGDVRTARYLFETQHLDSLGKTETVEESHFLNLKSELEETKGDVRTTTRVFETRPRCVIRGGSGEMLEVTTMSREETEKGDVKTSRWMFETQPLDPINKDAADVKLICSVSMEDDVQGGVNKGRWIFETRSLDAIKDEEWESSRKQKEEIVGADVRKHCLVFETQPMDSLKDNANARPLPSEEIVGGDVQSAKHLFETVPVDNLKELLEVGKLPKRAASDEERGDVRHQKWLFESQPLENIREEKKEITRTVDVDALHKGDVTNYKERFESMDLSKCEGARKIRVEGVTSGSVRSHTVLFESTPVYAMQDGAGRYHELKTVRREEIVKGDVLSCRWMFETRPIDEFDESLDKFQIIKGISKQEVASGDVKTAKWLFETQQLDAIKYFNSCEEEEEEEHKKEDIEIEKGDVKTCRWLFETQPMDALYEKGEKSDAEEVQKGDVKTCTWLFETQTLDNIRDHTESETILTTCTAKQGDVRGKDVRLARFLFETEKLENLTGEDGGSFRRVTEIDIQSGDVSKMKYIFENRSSDATSSTSEETMRRLKTQQAEDIRRGDVVNCTWMFENQPIDAIRHEAKEIPTVTDVRGGDVDKGRFIFETYSLDQIKEESSGTDLSKLGGVFRDEIERGDVKNYTMMFESRPLYAICDKRGHYHEVTTVTKEEVMRGDVVGARWLFETKPLDSIRDSEEVYVIKAVTEEGINKGDVSSARWKFETQPLDEITDEVKVTSKTVADIRGGDVKANKHRFETDEMSQKYIRTVSVSEIQKGDVRSATWMFETRAIDEIHDDGADYDGMERVTKEEVMRGDVKQSVWLFEKQPLDSIKETDGTEPAAAKEEIPRADVKTTTWLFESTPFHDFNESRVEKTEITGKSIKETLQELYSQKMVDSQGVLIEADEIGDVRMAKYKLMSQDAPQIQKEEVIRGDLSSIMMNLLSGTKTTERGITIDREERGDVSTTVKRLLGRERGINVEKEEIIRGDIQEAINSLLKDEGSSKRGILIQEDEKGDVRMTIYSLLNKEERSGAEKERVVQGNVSKTLHRLLSNAGEDSKRIKIGDTERGNVSFYSTCIESGALDYLRQLQYDETEDKAQKERVVGGDVEETKILLRKSQQRVGRTVAEDDIVPGDVHSTVKVFMTEPSATYRNLERRDVVRGDLSAALDSLSQAVNQKVVMEKEEVVKGDIPSTLKSLEEARRQAKDTAKTEIVRGDVRGALESLEKSATANTEATVEDLVPGDVKGTLKSLEEATQAVKEVEKEAIVKGDVQTAMQSLHEASSERKIHQHQVSEQGDVKGTIQLLLEPTASPRTQRRGSVGGDVRTSIRSLYEEQETTQVDKEEVIKGDVQGAIKCLMQRKQYSVPRRTNPPKEARAPVKNPLAVEQVGRERLQEEEGEGAAGVHAPAVKNLPQSGEAQKQTHKALVQDERSVSAAQTVKEGKTHHKAAATKTKRVARTDQSAENATKGAPTNVSHEHASETKTFRQVRTTTTEKTVVQRQTVTSEEEASASASRQRTQSRNLAEKQSFKNMKSEIRSLDVRGGGAIKKAGPEIHFPPPPPPSEAELSLPPPPPPVSASPSITRQDSDLPPPPPPPPPPPLECMKSEPEFFPPPPPPPPPPSVAGQDFLPPPPSQQELNALPQPPPPKPVRPAGKLLFKVPTQPESQKQVKPKWQRKQPTPPPPPPPQLPPGGDATDCKEKVNIREIKKEAAQQIETSSQSQAGLMTAAKPVQKERPLLPKRAFVPPIKAPPPPEPGPGAKPKPHARKFKTPLMLAEERYRLQRMEIDGEQKSNVTTPAPPPVSVPAGAELPAAQNAEKEAPKTNGEEVKTASMPEKKPPSHIPLSKPAISVAKRKPAPASSTLSTEKTQGAGESSSQKTVASTDAKKSEATPRNQAVSVSQSRREASNIDTDSQLNVGSSVVTERQLFIQKSVATVRSTVQENVSSRGQAAATIKNIDVPPTQEGKTSPSQPTKIPQVTPSFRVKTFKMSKEKNEDKLNPLGQKESMKSETHSQQEKCDASRRSEAEPNPENNQLTSARNERKTEIRIKGRKSPMGAADVGDLKLSPSVTVLMPKMATLTSAASHRGQGRVSVSRSQQRTETERVQRHEEVTAVQRGLRGRARTNETQVKAAGSEGDSRDAPVEEADTRVSDSEKCDVLQKLLARMKALEGTASRMDAGAVGTVIGEFPDWVMGSDERRNLSEMAKKQSKKKLKEMMVYVRNVVRAKLSFHGGNLSAVGNKEQEKEEQRAPPPPPPDLNALSGATAKISKISIGSSKTEKRVVEVKKSLLELSETSEQRLASPLASIRTPSPTFISIESRRIDSPLAVTPSPPPFRGTPPPPPRKSHTPNPTPTFGRATPSPTVGRSEKLINLRDAASKSPRGATPERSSPFGDWDAPAARDEQGWTDVADMVDSMTTVRDKKSFFEDARRAEASKAYNRKDPIDIPERLGADAEEAPEAVTLDLLREDLPRVDLSKLVDRFESPKPKAYARKEPIAIAERLGSDAEEDAEPAAPAPNAEDLPASNVKAIKDVFETGELSSQAARELREQIERPAGHSHTTAVTEQFCSVDDFGNTTRIAVHSGGSVTRGSPPSYADVVKGSIPAAPAAPEGAGEELLRSFQQSWAASQGVFHDLGFSVTQQTTSQVVTHQQESVLTENSSSRVRAVPGLSEAGLPHGIADRRQTQLP; via the exons ATGTACCAGGCGGCCGTGACCAAGAAAGAAACCAGCGGCGCCTCGTCTGCTGCG ACGATGGACGAGTCCGAGGCCTGTTCGCTCCCCGGAGGCTTCGCCGGCGTGAAGAGGCAGTTTGAGAACCAGGAGTTCACCTCGTCCGCCTCTCAGTCCGGCTTCACGCAGTTTCACGTGGAGCAGAGTTCGGTCcag GAGATGTCCAGCTCCTCGGAGGTAACGGTGAGGAGCAGCGGCAGGCAGCTCGTCccgtcggcggcggcggcggcgttccaCAGCCAGCCGGAG GTTATCCGTGACGAACGGATCCACCCCAACGACGTGGCCAGTTACGAGGAGCGCTACGACGAAACAG TCACGCTGGTCGGAGGAGAAGACCTGCCGAAGGTTTCCACTCAGGCCTTGAAGCAGCAGTACGAAAGAACCATCGACGAGGCTGCGCCGGTCAAAGAAATTAAG GTTGATGTGGATTTCAACCAGTTTCAGTGGGTACCAGTAAGTCAGTCCTCCAAATCTTCAGCCACGACGATCCACGAAACGTCCTCCGCTTTTAAAAACACCGCTGCCTCGTCGGCGACTCTCCTGCCCCCGTCCTCCAACCAGCCTCAGGAGGCGTCCCAAAACAAGCAGGCGTTTCATAAAGAGCAGTACTTCAAGCACAAGAGCACGGCTGAACTCAAGCGCCTTTACAAGCACATCCATCCGGAGGTCCGCAGGAGCCTCCAGACGGACTTTCTGAGTCAGCTCACTGAAGCGGAACTGAAGGATTTGGAGGAAAACCAGGAAGTGGGCGATGTTCAGCAGGCGTGCTACATGTTTGAAAATGACGGCAACAGCCCGAGCGTCAGCCCCGACAGGGAGTCCCTGGAATGGGACGAGATCCTTAAAGGGGAAGTGCAGTCCGTGCGCTGGCTGTTTGAAAACAAGCCGCTGGACGCGATCAAAGACGAAACCCCGGATGAGAACGAGCTGAAAAGTATCCCTCAGCAGGAGATCATCGCCGGGAAGGACGTCAGGTACACCGCTTGGATGTTTGAGACTCAGCCCATGGACGCTCTGGGGACAGAAGCCCCCGATTCAGCGGGACAGTCCCAAACCTCGGCTGATCTGGCGAGAGGAGACGTTCGGACTGCGACGTGGCTGTTTGAGACGCAGCCGCTGGATTGTCTGAACAAGATCTACCAGGAAGACGAGCTGGAGGCGGAGGCCGTTGTCAGCAAAGACATCGCCGGGGGAGACGTGAGAACCGCTCGATATCTCTTTGAGACCCAACATCTGGATTCTTTGGGGAAGACGGAAACCGTCGAGGAGAGCCACTTCCTGAATCTGAAGTCGGAGCTGGAAGAGACCAAAGGGGACGTGAGGACAACCACTCGCGTGTTTGAAACCCGGCCCAGGTGCGTCATCAGGGGGGGTTCCGGGGAGATGCTGGAGGTCACCACCATGAGCAGGGAGGAGACCGAGAAAGGAGACGTCAAAACGTCCCGATGGATGTTTGAGACGCAGCCTCTGGACCCGATAAACAAAGACGCCGCGGACGTCAAGCTCATATGCAGTGTCTCCATGGAGGACGACGTTCAAGGCGGCGTCAACAAAGGTAGGTGGATCTTCGAGACTCGGTCTCTCGACGCCATTAAAGACGAGGAATGGGAGAGTTCCAGgaagcaaaaggaagaaatcGTCGGCGCTGACGTGAGGAAGCACTGCCTCGTCTTTGAGACCCAGCCGATGGACAGCCTGAAAGACAACGCCAACGCCAGACCTTTGCCTTCGGAGGAGATTGTCGGAGGCGACGTCCAATCGGCGAAGCATCTGTTCGAGACGGTCCCCGTGGACAATCTGAAAGAGCTGCTCGAGGTGGGGAAACTCCCCAAAAGGGCGGCGTCCGACGAGGAAAGGGGCGACGTGAGGCACCAAAAGTGGCTGTTTGAAAGCCAGCCTCTGGAGAAcatcagagaggagaagaaggagatcACGAGGACCGTCGACGTCGACGCTCTCCACAAAGGAGACGTGACCAACTACAAAGAGCGCTTTGAAAGCATGGACCTCAGCAAGTGTGAAGGAGCACGGAAGATCCGGGTCGAAGGCGTGACGAGCGGATCGGTCCGATCCCACACGGTGCTTTTTGAATCCACCCCGGTGTACGCCATGCAGGACGGCGCCGGCCGCTACCACGAGCTGAAGACCGTGAGGCGCGAGGAGATCGTGAAGGGAGACGTCCTCAGCTGCAGGTGGATGTTTGAAACGCGTCCAATAGACGAGTTCGACGAGAGTCTCGATAAGTTCCAGATCATCAAAGGCAtttccaaacaggaagtggcatcGGGGGACGTCAAGACCGCCAAGTGGCTGTTTGAAACGCAGCAGCTCGACGCCATCAAGTATTTCAACAGttgcgaggaagaggaggaggaagaacataAAAAGGAAGACATTGAAATAGAGAAAGGCGACGTGAAGACGTGCAGGTGGCTGTTCGAGACCCAGCCGATGGACGCTCTGTACGAAAAGGGGGAAAAGAGCGACGCCGAGGAAGTGCAGAAAGGCGACGTCAAGACGTGCACGTGGCTCTTCGAGACCCAAACGCTCGACAACATACGGGATCACACAGAGTCCGAGACCATTCTGACAACCTGCACCGCAAAGCAAGGGGACGTCCGGGGCAAGGACGTGCGGCTGGCCCGCTTCCTGTTTGAGacggagaagctggagaacctcaCCGGCGAGGACGGCGGCTCCTTCAGGAGGGTCACGGAAATCGACATCCAGTCCGGCGACGTCTCCAAAATGAAGTACATTTTTGAGAACCGCTCCTCCGACGCCACGAGCTCCACCTCGGAGGAGACGATGCGGAGGCTGAAGACGCAGCAGGCCGAGGACATCCGGCGGGGGGACGTCGTCAACTGCACCTGGATGTTTGAGAATCAGCCCATCGACGCCATCCGCCACGAAGCGAAGGAGATTCCCACCGTGACCGACGTCCGGGGGGGCGACGTGGACAAAGGCCGCTTCATCTTCGAGACGTACTCTCTGGATCAGATCAAAGAGGAGTCCTCCGGGACGGATCTTTCTAAACTCGGCGGGGTTTTCAGAGACGAGATCGAGAGGGGGGACGTGAAGAATTACACCATGATGTTTGAAAGTCGGCCGCTGTACGCCATCTGCGACAAGCGGGGTCATTACCACGAGGTCACCACGGTTACCAAGGAGGAGGTGATGCGGGGAGACGTGGTGGGGGCGCGCTGGCTTTTCGAGACGAAGCCATTGGATTCCATTCGAGACTCGGAGGAGGTTTACGTCATCAAAGCCGTGACGGAGGAAGGCATCAACAAAGGCGACGTCAGCTCCGCCAGGTGGAAGTTTGAAACGCAACCCCTCGACGAAATCACAGACGAAGTTAAAGTCACCTCCAAAACTGTCGCAGACATCCGGGGCGGCGACGTGAAGGCGAACAAGCACAGGTTTGAGACGGACGAGATGTCCCAGAAGTACATCAGGACCGTTAGCGTCAGCGAAATCCAGAAAGGGGACGTCAGATCCGCCACGTGGATGTTTGAAACCCGAGCGATCGACGAGATCCACGACGACGGCGCCGACTACGACGGCATGGAGAGGGTGACGAAGGAGGAAGTGATGAGAGGGGACGTCAAGCAGTCCGTGTGGCTCTTTGAGAAGCAGCCGCTCGACAGCATCAAGGAAACCGACGGCACGGAGCCGGCCGCCGCCAAGGAGGAAATCCCGCGGGCCGACGTCAAGACGACAACGTGGCTGTTTGAGAGCACGCCGTTCCACGACTTCAACGAGAGCCGGGTGGAAAAGACGGAAATCACGGGCAAAAGCATCAAAGAGACGCTTCAGGAGCTGTACAGCCAGAAAATGGTCGACTCGCAGGGCGTCCTCATCGAGGCAGACGAGATCGGCGACGTCCGCATGGCCAAGTATAAACTCATGAGCCAGGACGCCCCGCAGATCCAAAAGGAGGAGGTCATCAGGGGGGACCTGAGCAGCATCATGATGAACCTCCTGAGCGGCACTAAAACCACCGAAAGGGGGATAACTATCGACAGGGAGGAGCGCGGGGACGTCAGCACCACGGTGAAGCGGTTACTCGGCCGGGAAAGAGGGATCAACGTGGAGAAGGAGGAAATCATCCGCGGTGACATTCAGGAGGCCATAAACAGTCTGCTGAAGGACGAGGGCTCCTCCAAGCGAGGCATTCTGATCCAGGAGGACGAGAAGGGGGACGTGAGGATGACCATCTATTCGCTGCTGAATAaggaggagcggagcggcgCGGAGAAGGAGCGCGTCGTTCAAGGTAACGTCAGCAAAACGCTCCACCGTCTTTTATCCAACGCTGGAGAAGACTCTAAGAGGATAAAGATCGGGGACACGGAGAGGGGGAACGTCAGCTTCTACTCCACGTGCATCGAGTCGGGGGCCTTGGATTACCTGAGGCAGCTCCAGTACGACGAAACGGAGGACAAGGCGCAGAAGGAGCGCGTCGTGGGCGGCGACGTGGAGGAGACCAAAATCCTGCTGCGGAAGAGTCAGCAGCGGGTGGGACGCACGGTGGCAGAGGACGACATCGTCCCTGGCGACGTGCACAGCACCGTCAAAGTCTTCATGACGGAgcccagcgccacctacagaaACCTGGAGAGGAGGGACGTCGTCAGGGGCGACCTGAGCGCAGCCTTGGATTCGCTGAGCCAAGCTGTCAACCAGAAAGTGgtgatggagaaagaggaggtggTGAAAGGAGACATACCCTCCACGCTGAAGTCTCTGGAGGAGGCCCGGCGTCAAGCCAAAGACACGGCAAAGACGGAAATCGTCCGGGGGGACGTCAGAGGTGCGCTCGAGTCGCTGGAGAAATCCGCGACGGCCAACACGGAGGCGACCGTCGAGGATTTGGTGCCGGGCGACGTGAAAGGGACCCTGAAGTCCCTGGAGGAGGCGACGCAAGCCGTGAAGGAGGTGGAAAAGGAGGCCATTGTCAAAGGGGACGTCCAGACTGCCATGCAAAGTTTGCACGAGGCGTCCAGCGAGAGAAAGATTCACCAGCATCAAGTGAGCGAGCAAGGAGACGTCAAGGGGaccatccagctgctgctggagccgacGGCTTCCCCGAGAACGCAGCGCAGGGGCAGCGTCGGGGGGGACGTGAGGACGTCCATAAGATCTCTGTACGAGGAGCAGGAGACGACGCAGGTGGACAAAGAGGAGGTCATAAAGGGGGACGTTCAGGGGGCCATAAAGTGTCTCATGCAAAGGAAGCAGTACTCCGTTCCAAGACGCACGAATCCGCCCAAGGAAGCAAGAGCGCCCGTGAAAAATCCCTTAGCCGTAGAGCAAGTGGGGCGTGAGCGtttacaggaggaggagggcgagggAGCGGCGGGCGTTCACGCCCCGGCCGTGAAAAACCttcctcagagcggcgaggCGCAGAAGCAAACGCACAAAGCGTTGGTTCAAGATGAGCGGTCCGTTAGCGCCGCCCAAACGGTAAAGGAAGGCAAAACGCATCACAAAGCCGCCGCGACGAAGACCAAACGGGTCGCTCGCACCGATCAGTCGGCTGAGAACGCCACCAAAGGAGCGCCGACAAATGTCTCGCACGAGCACGCCTCTGAAACAAAGACCTTCAGGCAGGTGCGAACCACGACGACGGAGAAGACCGTCGTCCAGAGGCAAACGGTGAcgtcggaggaggaggcgtcggCGTCGGCGTCTCGCCAGCGGACGCAGAGTCGGAACCTCGCGGAGAAGCAGAGCTTCAAAAACATGAAGAGTGAGATCCGTAGCCTCGACgtgagagggggaggagccatcAAAAAGGCGGGGCCGGAGATtcatttccctcctcctcctccgccctcaGAGGCTgagctctccctccctccaccgccgccgccggtgtCGGCGAGCCCTTCCATCACGAGGCAGGACAGCGACCTgccgcctcctccgccgccgccgccaccacctccCTTAGAATGCATGAAGTCTGAGCCGGAATTCTTCCCTCCTcccccgcctccgcctcctccacccTCTGTGGCAGGACAAGACTTTCTCCCGCCACCTCCCTCGCAGCAGGAGCTGAATGCATTGCCTCAGCCGCCCCCTCCGAAGCCGGTGAGGCCCGCCGGCAAGCTCTTATTCAAAGTGCCGACGCAGCCAGAGAGCCAGAAGCAAGTTAAACCCAAATGGCAGAGAAAGCAgccgactcctcctcctcctcctcctcctcagctccctcCCGGTGGAGATGCAACAGACTGTAAAGAAAAGGTTAACATTCGGGAAATTAAAAAGGAAGCCGCGCAACAGATCGAAACGAGCAGCCAAAGTCAGGCGGGATTAATGACGGCTGCAAAGCCGGTGCAGAAAGAGAGACCGCTGCTCCCTAAAAGAGCGTTTGTGCCTCCAATTAAAGCGCCTCCACCTCCCGAACCCGGTCCGGGGGCAAAGCCCAAGCCTCACGCTCGCAAGTTTAAAACCCCCCTGATGCTGGCGGAGGAGCGGTACCGGCTACAAAGGATGGAAATAGACGGAGAGCAGAAAAGCAATGTCACGACTCCCGCTCCTCCGCCAGTTAGCGTCCCCGCCGGCGCCGAGCTCCCCGCAGCTCAAAACGCTGAGAAAGAGGCGCCGAAAACAAACGGCGAGGAAGTTAAGACCGCCTCGATGCCTGAGAAGAAACCCCCCTCTCACATCCCTCTGAGCAAGCCTGCCATCTCGGTGGCAAAAAGGAAACCGGCGCCGGCGTCCTCAACGCTGTCCACGGAGAAAACGCAAGGTGCAGGCGAGAGTTCGTCGCAGAAAACCGTCGCTTCTACCGATGCTAAAAAGAGCGAAGCCACGCCCAGGAATCAGGCCGTCTCCGTTTCCCAGTCTCGCCGGGAGGCCTCAAATATCGACACGGATTCGCAATTGAACGTGGGAAGTTCAGTCGTCACGGAGCGGCAGCTGTTTATTCAGAAGTCCGTCGCAACCGTCCGGAGCACTGTCCAGGAAAACGTGAGTTCACGAGGCCAGGCTGCAGCCACAATAAAGAATATCGACGTGCCTCCGACACAAGAGGGAAAAACGAGCCCCTCCCAACCCACCAAGATTCCTCAGGTGACCCCAAGTTTCAGAGTAAAAACCTTTAAGATGTCAAAAGAGAAGAACGAGGATAAATTGAACCCTCTGGGACAAAAGGAATCGATGAAAAGCGAAACGCATTCGCAGCAGGAGAAATGTGACGCGTCACGGAGAAGCGAGGCGGAGCCGAATCCCGAAAATAACCAGCTGACATCGGCGAGAAACGAGAGGAAAACAGAGATCAGAATTAAGGGGAGGAAAAGTCCGATGGGAGCCGCCGACGTGGGCGACCTGAAGCTGTCGCCATCGGTTACCGTTTTAATGCCTAAGATGGCGACGCTAACATCTGCAGCGAGTCACCGGGGACAAGGCCGAGTATCTGTCTCCCGTAGTcagcagaggacggagacggagcgCGTCCAGAGACACGAGGAGGTGACGGCGGTGCAGCGAGGCCTCCGGGGACGAGCGCGGACAAATGAGACGCAGGTGAAGGCCGCCGGGTCCGAGGGCGATTCTCGGGACGCGCCCGTGGAAGAGGCGGATACACGAGTCTCTGACTCGGAGAAATGCGACGTCCTGCAGAAGCTGCTCGCTCGAATGAAGGCGCTCGAGGGCACGGCGAGCAGAATGGACGCCGGCGCCGTCGGGACGGTTATCGGTGAATTCCCCGATTGGGTGATGGGCTCGGACGAGAGACGGAATTTAAGTGAAATGGCTAAAAAGCAAAGCAAGAAAAAGTTGAAGGAGATGATGGTCTACGTGAGAAACGTTGTTCGGGCAAAGCTCTCGTTTCACGGGGGCAACTTGTCAGCCGTGGGCAATAAGGAACAAGAAAAGGAGGAGCAacgggcgccgccgccgccgccgccagaccTCAACGCTTTAAGCGGGGCGACTGCAAAGATATCGAAAATCAGCATCGGCTCGTCCAAAACGGAAAAGAGGGTGGTGGAGGTGAAAAAGTCTCTCCTGGAGCTGAGTGAGACGTCGGAGCAGAGACTGGCCTCCCCGTTGGCGAGCATCCGCACGCCGTCGCCCACTTTCATCAGCATCGAGTCCAGGAGAATAGACTCGCCACTCGCGGTGacgccttctcctcctccctttagAGGCACGCCTCCGCCTCCCCCTCGCAAATCCCACACCCCTAACCCTACGCCCACCTTCGGCAGGGCCACGCCCTCGCCCACCGTCGGCCGCTCGGAGAAGCTCATCAACCTGAGGGACGCCGCCTCGAAGTCGCCTCGCGGCGCGACCCCGGAGCGGTCGTCCCCGTTTGGCGACTGGGACGCGCCCGCGGCGAGGGACGAGCAAGGATGGACGGACGTGGCGGACATGGTGGATTCTATGACGACCGTGAGGGACAAGAAGTCTTTCTTCGAGGACGCGCGGCGGGCTGAGGCGAGCAAGGCGTACAACCGGAAGGATCCCATCGACATCCCGGAACGTCTGGGAGCCGACGCGGAGGAAGCCCCCGAGGCCGTGACCCTCGACCTCCTGAGGGAGGACCTCCCGAGGGTCGACCTCTCGAAGCTGGTTGACAGGTTTGAATCCCCGAAACCGAAGGCGTACGCCAGGAAGGAGCCCATCGCCATCGCGGAGAGGCTGGGGAGCGACGCGGAAGAAGACGCGGAGCCCGCCGCGCCCGCCCCGAACGCCGAGGACCTCCCGGCGTCCAACGTTAAGGCCATAAAGGATGTGTTTGAGACCGGGGAGCTTAGTTCCCAAGCAGCCCGGGAGCTCAGGGAACAAATAGAACGGCCCGCGGGCCACTCCCACACGACGGCGGTCACTGAGCAATTCTGCAGCGTCGACGACTTCGGAAACACGACGAGGATCGCGGTGCATTCTGGGGGCTCCGTGACCCGCGGCAGCCCTCCGTCCTACGCCGACGTGGTGAAGGGCAGCATTCCGGCGGCCCCCGCGGCCCCCGAGGGCGCCGGCGAGGAGCTGCTGAGGAGCTTCCAGCAGTCGTGGGCCGCGAGCCAGGGAGTCTTTCACGACCTGGGTTTCAGCGTCACGCAGCAAACGACGTCGCAGGTGGTAACGCACCAGCAGGAGTCCGTGCTGACGG AAAATTCGAGTTCCCGAGTCCGAGCTGTGCCGGGTCTGTCGGAAGCGGGTCTACCCCATGGAATCGCTGACCGCAGACAAACACAGCTTCCATAG